From the genome of Setaria viridis chromosome 1, Setaria_viridis_v4.0, whole genome shotgun sequence:
atatatggcCTCTGCAACTGTAGCATGTGTAGTACTTACAATCTCAtctttgcaagagattcactCAAACGTATGATGGCTTCAAGCTGCCTCACCGTGATGGGAATCGCTGCGGCCCTCCCTGTCTCATGAGCTTGCTGTCTCATTTTCTGCAAAACGAAGAAGATAAACACATATGAAGGGCTATATTAAAGGAAATTTTGGACTCGGGTCAGCAATGCGAATGACATCTGGAATAAGAGGAATAGAATCCTAAACCAGTTAATTGTGTGGAAATGTCCAGTGCATACCTGTCTAATCTCAACATATTTGTTTTGCAGCATCTCAGCTGCTTTTTCTGAAAGCCGTGGCTTGCAAGTAGCACGGCAGTACTCAATGTACCTATATATAAAAATAGTATACATCAGAAGCCAAGAAAATAAAGTCAATTTTACAACAGAAAAGGCAAGATGGGCAGTACCTTTTCAGCCAATTCTCTCCTTCACTTGCCTCTGTGTTCTTAGATGAGGCAGCAGCACCACTGGCATGCACCTTGATAATGTGGTTCGCTATACGCTACATTTTTTAAGTTGCATTTAGTCTCTCAGATAGCACAGAGAAGCTGAAGAAAGAATTTTGCTTCATACCTTATCTTGATCATACATTCTGATATCTTTTACAATAAAGATTAGATCAAATCTAGAAAGAATGGTCGTCTGCAGATCAATATTATCTTGTGCAGTCTGGTAAACAGCAAAAGAAATATTTGTCAAATTAATTGTCTCACATATATAACTACAACagttataaaaaaaaaggtgaacaCTTGGAGAGTAAATAGGAGAGTAAATAAAAACATGTTCATCGACCTTAAGATCGTCGTAGCGTCCTGCAATTGGATTGGCAGCAGCAAGAACTGAAGTCCTTGAATTGAGTACTGTTGTAATACCAGCCTTGGCGATAGATATTGTCTGCTGCTCCATGGCTTCATGAATTGCAACTCTGGAATTGCAAAAAAAGAAGGGGCACTAGGTTAATGTGGTTTCAAGAAAGCACGCCAAAAAAAAGGGAAGATTATTATGTTTATTCTAGTTTCACAAGAACATCTAAATTGATGTCTACCTGTCTTCAGGTCTCATCTTGTCAAattcatcaatacaaacaactCCACCATCAGCCAAAACCATGGCCCCTCCTTCCAAATAAAACTCACGCTGAAGAGGAAAAGAACTGTTTACAGCCTTTGAAACAGAACTTCAGTGAACAACAAACAATTCAGTGAAATAGACCTACCGAGCTACTATCCCGTGTTACAGATGCCGTAAGACCAGCTGCAGAGGAACCTTTTCCAGATGTATAGACTGCAATAGGAGCTGTCTTCTCTACAAATTTGAGGAACTGTCGAAACATAGGCATGCATGTCAACGAACTAGGGACCTTTAGTTTTAAATAGTGACAGAGCAATCATACACAGTACTGTCAAACTACTCATACTGAGTTAAAGTACAAGTTCACATGATGCAAAGCAGACCTTTGCTTTTAAATAGTGACAAAACAATCATACACAGTAGTGTCAAATTACTCATACTGAATTAAAGTACAAATTCACATAATGTCAAACCAGAGGTGTATGACAAATGAGTTTTATTGTCACTTTATTTTGCCATCAAAGTAAATGCTATAAAATCATCAAACGATACTTGCCTGTGATTTTGCTGTGGATGGATCACCGAGAAGCAAGACATGAATGTCCCCTCTCAATCGGACACCATCAGGTAGCCTCTGCAGTAAGAGTAGTTCAAAGCACAGCATGAGAACACTGTCAGTTGGTAAACGGATTAGCATTGCTTCAGTGGAAACATATCAGTCACTTGATAAGAATGGTATACCTTCTTAGATCCCCCAAATAACAAGCATGCAATAGCTTTCTTGACATCAGAATGGCCATAAATTGAAGGGCCAATCATTGAGCAAAGCTTGGCATATGCATCTGGCCTCTGTGCAAATTCTTTGAATTCCATTTCCTACAAGGCAGCAAGAAAAATTAACCTTACAGATAGATCAAACTTTGTTACCAACGAAAACCTTGAAAAAAGAAACCACCTCATCAAGAGTGAAATTTGAGGGGCCATTCGAGTTGTTGTCTCTAGATTGCTCCAAACCAACAACTCTAATGTAAGGCTGTTTAACACCAACAGCACTCTTCTGGCTGCAAAGTGAATCCAACACCATTATTAGTCATGTACTTGACCCAGTTCAGATAAATAAACAGACAAAATAAGCTTCAGATTCATCATACTTAGCAGATGCTTGGTAGACGCTGTAGATGCCAACAACAGTTAATCTAGTCCCTGGAACAATGGTCTGAACAAGGTGCCTATCTACAGAAAGTAGCACGTTCCTAGGAAGCTCACCAGTTGGAACATCCTAGCAAAAAGGAGATCGTCGTCAGTCACATTTTTAACAGACACCAGCAAAACACTACAAATCAGGATTGCTTTGACTCAACTACAGTCTGCAAGGATGAGTAGCAACTAACCTCAGGATTCTCTTGCATCTTGAGGGTCTGGAGATCCACATACTTGCTCTTATCAGGGACTGCAATCCAGGGGTCCAGAGGGCAAGGCTCTTCTCCAGGCTAAGGGTAAGCAATCACATACATATATAACTGTCAGAAAATAACCATTAACGATAAAATAATACAGTCTGAACAAGTCTGTCTAGATGTTCTTTTCTGTTGCATGTAAGATTGTTTTGGAGTAGATTGTGGATGTTACTTGTGCCTGAATACAGTCTTTAAAGAGTTCAAGTCGGGGAATACTTAAAGTTCCCCTTTCCCCAAAAAAAGGGGGATTTTGCAACAATTGAGTGGATTGCTGAGGAAATATACCTGAGGAACATGATCACACGATCGTGGCACAATAGCTCCGCCAAGGCCTGGCCTGCAAGCCACTGTCCTCACGCTCCGGCAGTTTTTGCAGAGAAGAGTTACATGAGTGGCCTTGGCTTTCACTCTCGATGCTGCAATTGCAATTCCCGCAATCTTAACCAACTTTGACATGTAATCCGCCTGAAATTTCAAACAGCAGCACTGAAATGAATTCTCTGAAATACAGTCAACACGGGAATCCCGTTAAGAAATGTTTCACAACTGACCCCAATAGATCTCATGGACAGGCAGTTCTCCTTGGAGGAGAGGAAGATCTGGACATCTCCGGTGACGGGCTCCTCCATCTCCCCGGTCTCACCGGCGACCTTCGAACGGAGGCTGGCGAGAACCTCGGACGCGGCCGTCTCAAACTACACAGACCCATGTGTGAAAGTCAGACACAGCTCCACGGACCACGGTGCACACAGGTAACTAACTAAATTTCAGAGAAGACAACGCACCAACGGAATATAATCGGCGGGCGACTTGCGGATCTTGTCAGATAGCTCGGCGTCGAAGGCGTCGAGGTCCTCGATGGCGACGTTGACATGGTCGCGGTTGTGTACTAGGCTCTCACTGAACCAGATGAACACGGGAGTAAGTTTTGTTTCGCCATGGAGACGCCAAATCTGGGGAGAGTGAAAAGAGTGGGAGAGAGTGATGGGGGGCGTAccggtaggggaagtcgccggTGGGGCCGGTGAAACCGCGGAGGAACTCTTTGAACTTGCGGAGAGCGGAGTGGCGGGTGAGGTCGGCGGCTGGAtcgccgccggggccgccgcgggggaACTGCGCCTGGTCGCTGTAGAACACGGCGCCCTCGTCCCAACCAGacatggctgctgctgcggcggcggattAGAGAGGGATGCGGGTGCGTGGGCATGGACTGGGAGGATTGCGAGGGGTGCGGATGGATGGTGGCGGGAAGAGAGTAATAGAGGAGGGATTTGGCGGGAAAACGGTGGaggttttggcgggaggaggggcGCTGCTCGACTGCTTGGTGTTAGGGTTGGCCGGGGGGGATGAGGCTTCAAAAGCAGGCCTATTGCTCATGGGCCGGGCTGTCTTCGGATTTACTGGGCCTGGATGAACTACTGAACTGAACAAAAACTGACAGCAACAAGCCAAGGCAACAACCAACAGACTTCCTCAATGTTGTCAGGAATATCAAGAAGGCTGCTATATGATCTTACATGATCCTTATAGATATTCAAGAAAGAGCAAAAGCTTTATACTGTGTGCAGTTTGTGCATGAAGATAGGGATTCTAGCATGCAGACTCATAATCTAGCCATGGTAGCTTGTACTTACGAGGATGGTCACCATGTTTGGTTGGCCTCAACCCTGTATTGCTAGATGTAGGTTGTCCAATGATTTATAAAATCCTATCTTCATCTATAAAAAGATAGTGACCACAAAACAAAGCTTGgtgtttttatttttaaaaaaatgagtttgtttatCTGGATAGGTTTTTTTGCTAGCTTTTAAATATATAAGGAAAATAAGTAGGGCTCACCTATCCGCGTCTAGGAGTGGAGGGACCTTTTTGAAAAGGAGAAAGGAGATGGACATTTTTCTTGGATTTCTTTGATGTCGTCAGCCGCGGTCCTTCTAAGGATGGCAATGGGGTGGATTCGGTTCGGGTGAAGTGTCTGGGCACCCAAAACCGAAACCCGAACCTAAAACCCGATTCCACCCCGAACACCTATTCGGGTTTAAAATCCATCCCCAAAACCGAAACCTGCGGACATTCGAAACCCAATGGATTAACCGAAATCTGAGAATACACATTGCGGGCGGCGGGTGAGGAGGATGTGTGGCAGCTGGGGCTtgcgcggccacggcggggaggagcgggcggccACGGAGGGGAGGacgcgcggcgtcggcgggggaATGTGCTGAGCAAGGAGAGAACGACGGGcgaaggaggaggacgacggtcGCGTGTCACGAGGCCTGCGCGAAGGAGAAGGGCGACGGTCGGCGCGGGGCGGACGAAGAAGGAGGACAACGGCCGACACGGCGCGGGGCCTGCGCGAAGGAGGAGGGTGGGCGCAAGCACGAGGGCTCGGTCAATGGGGGAAGGCCTGCGTCCGGCCGGCGTGGTgtggcgtggaggaggagggcaggtCGCGGCTCCACTGGTGctcggcgggcggggcggcggagcgcggggcggaggagtaggaggccggaggcgggcgcggcgggccgGCTAGGTGAGGCTAGCAGCGTGCTGCGTGCGGGAGACCGAGAGTCGCGGCCTCGCGATCGCGGGGCAGCGGGGACGTGGGGTGCGGGAGGCCGGGGGCGCTTGAGTGCGGGACGGAGGGCGTTATATGCCTAGGGTTTGCTAGGTGGGTTTTTAGTGGGCTCAATATTTCGGGGGCCCGATGGAGCTCCACGGGTAGATATTAAGCTTAAATCTATCCCAAACCTGAAGTATTTCGGGTATCCGAACCCGAAAAATTGTGGACGAAAACTAGGAACCAAAACTGAAACCCGCGGACACGAAACCCGTGGATATCTGCTCTGAACCCGATCCGCTACCatccttagctcctttgcttcACAAGGCCCATCTCAACCACCATCTTCACACACCACAAACAAGCCAGCCTACCGACGGCCCACTATTCGAAGCGGCGATGGCAACCGGCAAAACCGATTCGAACATGAACTCTAATACAAGTCAGATTGtagtaatatttttttcaacacTGATGGAACCGATTCGAACAAGGACCTCCGCTAATCCGAGCATCATAGCATTAATAGTTTCCTATATCTAGCACAAATGAAATCGATTCGAACAAGGACCTCAATCCGCATCGGTTTCGAACGCTAGCTTGATATAGGATTGAAGGTTCCCTTCTCTACTCCAGAGCACCGATTCACTGGCCTCCAATGCAAAGCACGCTCTCTCTCTCGAAGGACCTCCACACTACCGATGAGAAGGTATGGCGCAGCTTCACAAGATGACGTAGCACCTCGTCGAGGGAAGAGGTTGAGCGGCAGGCGTAGATGGCATCACCGACGAGGACGAGCACGAGTATATTCTAAGCTCAGACTTCGTGCATGCTAAACAAGGGATCATCATGTGGAGGAGCCCATGGGTTACGTTAGAAACATAACATTCTTGAGGTGGAGGACAGGATGTTGTCTCCAACTTCAAGAAAACAAGTGGTGATGTCGCTCAGCATCAACACCGTAAACGATTTTTTCGAGCAAGATTGCTGCATTGAGAGCTTGGATGCAACTAATATACTAAGCAGCCGATGGACACTCAAGCCCAGGTTTTGCAATGCCCGTGTCGCACATAAGTCCCCGCCAAAAGTTGAGAGTGATATGACAAGTTTCACAACAATATTTGAGATGACCGTACCAGCGAATGCCAACATGTCACCCCTCTTTTGAGGTCGTGCACCTGATCCCGTAGATGAAGAGAGGGATGCTACAAGCATGCTCTTCCTGATTCGATTGCACCAGCAGGTGTTGCTGGTTAATCGATCCACGTGCTTCTCCAAGAGGAACTCGCATGCATATGACATATTGCGTCTTAGTGGACTGGAGGGTCATAGCTATGCGATGTAGTCACTTTGCCTATTTTGTTTCCATAAATTTAATTACTTAATACATGGTTGcgaatagcgggctatagcatCGCAATAGCGCCGTTATAGCAGGCTAAACACACATACCGCAACGCTTAGCTTGTTTTTTGCACTATCTACGCTATTCACGCTATAGCGCTATTTAGCGCTACAATAGCGGAATAGCGGTAGCGCTATTGTAGCGGCGCTATAGCCAGGTGCTGTCTGAGACGATTAGGCTAGAATTCGGTAACGCAATTGGAGCCCATATTCGCCGATTCGGCCCACCGAGGCAACGACCCACTCCAACAACACTAGCAGTGGTACCCTAGCACCAGCGGTTCCATCTGTTTGTTGCGCCGCCAATTCCCCAACACCAGCAGAGCCAACGCTGACTAGTTTCTGCACCGCCGATTCCCCAACTGGTTGCTACCCTCCGGCCCTACCCTTGGCCCTGCCCTCTGGCGGCGTCCCTCCTCCGCACCGTTGCTGAGGGCGcccttcctccgcctcccctccagCTAGCGGCGCTACTCCTCCAGCGGCGCATTTGCCCCTGGCCCTGCCCTCCGCCGGTGCCCCTCCTTCAGTCCTTCGTGAAGGTATCAAGGTACTTAGGACTAACTCATGCAAtaggtgtggccgtgtgggtggTGGACTGGTTATCCTCTGGCTGAGACTTTTGGGAGGATTCCCCTCCATAGTCCATACACAATGTGGTTACTCCAGTTCCAGTTTAAATTACTTTACTCTTGAGGCATATAGCCGGATTAATGGTGAGAGTTGGCTAGTCATGCTTGTGATTGATGCTCTGATGGACTATGTAATTGAGTCTAGACCTTAGGCTTGGTCACTGAAATATGTGTTGTTGAAAATGGTCAAATATGTGCTGAAATAAGGGAAATTCTActaaatttttgcaaaaacgCTAAAGTCTGTAGCTCCGCTATAGCTGCATTATAGCTCCAAATAGCTTTTCTGGGAGGGTTTCGCTAAAATACATAGCCTGCTACTTGCGACATTGACTTAATGAGATCTAAATATTTTCAAACTTGGATGAGTCTACATGACAAGATATATTTGTTCCATTTTAACTGCATTCAAACCATCACCTGTTCTACAATTGATCCTATTCAATTGTATTCGATGCTGGGTATACGCACGACTAGATGAAACTTATGTCGTATGACGCTCTTTTGCACATCTTTCTTATATTGATCTACTATCTTGGCCCAGACCACATTCCCACACCTTAATTAATAAAAAGTTAGTTTGGGAATTTTAATACATATATTGCAACTATTGAAATGAAAGTAGAAGAACAAGAAAATGAAGAATGAATCTGTAGTTGTATTAATTGATTTAATGAATAATGTGATTACATATTTATACATATGGAAAGGGTGTGTCCAAAGGGGAAATATCCCTAGAGAAAGATATCTCATGAATAGACATGTCCGCTCATGGATGTGTGTCCATGCACTAACATGTATCTCTCTATTAATGGACACAAACTAATTGATTACTAATATAATCTTAATTCTAACATTCATGCAAAGTAGATGGTGTATCGCATAATCAAGAAGCTTCTCGATTTATGGCCCTTGACGTGAGTGGGCATCGCATGCCTTGTAAACTAATTTATAGTATCATGTTATGATTTCTAATCAAAGATGTTATGTCATATGAAGAGAGAATGATACAATCTACAATGTATAGTATTATTGTGTTGTTTCTTAGTAATCATGAAATAAATAGCTTTATTAGAGTTTAAAAATATTTAGGACTCATTACTTAATTAAATTCAAGGAAAGAAATA
Proteins encoded in this window:
- the LOC117841401 gene encoding DNA replication licensing factor MCM5, which gives rise to MSGWDEGAVFYSDQAQFPRGGPGGDPAADLTRHSALRKFKEFLRGFTGPTGDFPYRESLVHNRDHVNVAIEDLDAFDAELSDKIRKSPADYIPLFETAASEVLASLRSKVAGETGEMEEPVTGDVQIFLSSKENCLSMRSIGADYMSKLVKIAGIAIAASRVKAKATHVTLLCKNCRSVRTVACRPGLGGAIVPRSCDHVPQPGEEPCPLDPWIAVPDKSKYVDLQTLKMQENPEDVPTGELPRNVLLSVDRHLVQTIVPGTRLTVVGIYSVYQASANQKSAVGVKQPYIRVVGLEQSRDNNSNGPSNFTLDEEMEFKEFAQRPDAYAKLCSMIGPSIYGHSDVKKAIACLLFGGSKKRLPDGVRLRGDIHVLLLGDPSTAKSQFLKFVEKTAPIAVYTSGKGSSAAGLTASVTRDSSSREFYLEGGAMVLADGGVVCIDEFDKMRPEDRVAIHEAMEQQTISIAKAGITTVLNSRTSVLAAANPIAGRYDDLKTAQDNIDLQTTILSRFDLIFIVKDIRMYDQDKRIANHIIKVHASGAAASSKNTEASEGENWLKRYIEYCRATCKPRLSEKAAEMLQNKYVEIRQKMRQQAHETGRAAAIPITVRQLEAIIRLSESLAKMRLTSVATPEHVEEAFRLFNVSTVDAARSGINEHLNLSPEIANEIKQAEAQIKRRMGIGSHISERRLIDELTRMGMNESIIRRALLIMHQRDEVEYKRERHVIVRKA